The genomic stretch TTTACTATTGTGCTAAACTCTTAGTATCATCCATTGGATGCGCCTCCTTTGTTTAGAGTTATGCGGTCGGCAAACCTGCATTTATTCTAACAAAAGAGGCTGTTTTTTTCGACGTATAGCTATAAGCTTTTTGGAACCACATGCATAGCATGTGGTATTCGCTTACGCAAAAAAACCACAAAGGACAATCTAAAAAAGATTGTCCTTTGCGTATTCGCTATTTTCCGTTGTTTACCGGCTACTGTTGGCGACCTTTCTGATCACATCATAGTACTCGTCTTTCGCTTCAATAAATCCAGTCAGCCCGCTGCGCTTCATAATCGCCCCCATTTCGCCCTGTGCCGTCATCGTCATCAGAGCCTGCTGTATCTGCCGGATAATTTCCGGTTCCAGGCCGGGACGTGCGGCAATGGCATCCTTGGGGATAGGTTCTGTCTTGGTGAGAATGCGCAGATTGTCCACCGGCCGGCCGGCAAGTCTGGCGGCATCAACCGCTTCCGAATAGGTCCCGCCGGCATCAACCGTTCCGTCCAGGACGGCTTCGATAACCCGGTTGTGGCTGCCAAGGAACACCGATTCACTAAAGAAGTGCTCCGGATCCTTCCCGGCCTGCAGCAGCATCGCCCGGGGATAAATATAGCCGGAAGCCGATTGCTTGTCTACAAAAGCAAACCGTTTATTGCGCAGGTGTTCCAGCGACTGAATATCACTGTCTTTGCGGGCAACAATGTATCCGACGTAGGATGCGTTGTTATTGACCACCGTGGTAACCAAGGGCGTCACATTGCCTTTCGATTTGGCTGAAACATAGGCAAAGGGAGAAAACCAGCCTAAATCGATGGTATTATGCAACAAAGACCGCCCCAGCGAATCGTAGTCGGAAACAATAATGACGCGAACCTGGAGACCCAGTTTCCGTCCCACCGCTTCCAGCAGCGGCGTATAGTTTTCTTTAATATTTTTGGGGTTAGTAAAAGGATTAAAGCCGAACACCAATTCATTCGCTTTTTTAAAATGAACAGCCACTTCCTGAATTTTATCCACCGTAGCCGTCATCTGCTTGGCATGAAGCAGAATTTCTTCCATACTTTTTTCCTGCTGGGCGATGCTCTGCAGCGCTTCCTGCGTGCCGCCAGCGATTTCCACAGTGGCCGAGCCGATACTTTCTACAGCAGTGGCCATTTGACCGGTGGTTCTTTGCTGATCGGTAGAAAGCTGGCACAGCTTGGCTACCGTTTCCTCAATCTGCTGAACCCGTTCCACCACTACCTGCATCCCTTCGGCCGAAGCTTTGGCCATCTGCCCGATTCCTTCAATTTTCGTCTTACCGCTTTGCATACTGGCTGTCGCGGCCTGCGTCTTGGCGGTAATATCTTTTACCGTTTCCTCAATTTCCCGGCTTACCGCTTCACTTTCCCCGGATAATTTCCGGACCTCTTCGGCGACTACCGCAAAGCCGCGCCCGGCTTCGCCGGCTCTGGCCGCCTCAATGGCCGCATTCAAAGCCAATAAATTGGTCTGGCTGGCAATGCCCTGAATTTTACCGACAAATTCACCGATTTTTTGTGATGCTGCAATTAATTCATCCATGGCCACTACCGAATCCTGCACCACCTCTGCCACCTCCAGCATACTATTGCTGGATTTGACAATTTCCCGCTGATTATGTACCGTCAAGCTACAGGATTCTTGACATTGCTCCAATGCCGCCTGAGAGGCATTGGCAACTACAGCCGAATTGGCGGCGATTTCCTCTACCCCCGCTGAAGTTTCCTCGGCACTGCTGGCGGTGGTTTCACTTTCCCGGGCAATGTCATGGGACATGTTCGTCATCTTTTTTAGGGCTGTGCTGCTTTGGCTGACGACCCAGGCCAATTGTTGAGAAATAAAAGACAATGATTCCGCAATTCCATACATATCAATCGTTTCATCCGGAGGCACAACAGCCTCCTTGCGTTCTGGCGTTACAGGAATTTCTCTGGCTTTTTCAGGCGAAAACTGAGACAAGATGACCCCCGACACGGTTGCCAGACAAATGACAACGCCAACAGACCAAAAAAAACCCGCTTGTTGCGCTATAACGGCAGCCAACATTCCCGTAACAATTAAAACCGTAACAAAACAGCCGATCAATTTCGTCTGCAATGCAACCTCTCCTCTACTCCTGGTATACTTTATACATGCTTTTGCATGCGATGGCTGAAAGACTTCTGTCGCCCGGCTTCGCCTCTGTCCGGTTACCGCACTCTCACTCCTTCCCCGTCGTTTGCTGCAGCCCCCATCTCCACATGTATAACAGACTTATTTATATAGACAAAACCCCCTTGTACTCGTTGCCACGAACACAAGGGGATTCTCTAGTTATCCATCCTGTTTATTTATGCAATTGTACCTATGTATTTTTATGTCGAATCGCGAACCGCTATTCTGTTTTTACATTTGCAACCATCTACAGTTTACAGAATTTTTTATTTTTTGTCAATAAAGCGATTTGTGTGAAATATTAGAAAAACCCTTATTTGCCGCCGGAAAATCCCTTTTCCCCGGCCAGCCATACCAGCTTATACCCTGCCAGTCCTTCCCGTTAATTTCCGTAACTCATCTAGTTTTGCTTTAATCAAATTCAGCAACGGCCCTTCCTTGCCCAGACCGCTGTAGTGTAGCAAAGTTTGCTCCAGACCATTGTCCCTCAAATAGATTTGCAATTGTTCCGCTTCTTCATCCTGCTCCGCATCATACAGCAAAGCAGCCGCAATTCCCATACTTACATACTCGGCCGGCAGATTTCTGGCTAGCAGTTGCCTGGCCGGAGCGACAAGGCGCTCATTCATGCCCAGCTTGCGAAGGGGTGAGCGAGCCACTCTTGCTATCTGGTCAGCTAATAAGGGATTGGCAAACCGCCGCAGCAGCGTTTGAATATACGTTTGTAACTCTACCGGGGAAAATCCGTGTTTCACCTGTAACAGGCAAGCGGTCTCCGTCAACGCCCGGTTTACAACGGTTAGAATTTCCGGCTGCGCCAACGCCTGCTGGATGGTTGCGCAACGGTACAAATAACCCATATACGCTGTTATGGCATGGGCGGCATTGACTAAAAACAGCTTTCTTTCAATGTATGGCTCCAGCTCCCGCACATAGCTGACATTCTGCAGCGGTTTTATACCGTCAATCAACTGACTTTCATTAACGGTCATTTCATAAAACCGTTCCACATAAGCTGTCGTTATCTCTCCTTGCTGCCTGTTTATCGCCTGCCGGTCAATGGCTACATTAGGAAAGCCGCTTACGACTTCAGCCGCCTGTTGTTCCGCCGGGGTAAGCTGCCGGTAAACCGCCGCTTTTAAAACCGAACTGGCGTTAACCGCGTTTTCACAGGCCATAATATGCAAGGGCTTTTGATTTTTCTTCATTCTTTCCCGCAAGCCCTTGGCAATGACACCGGCAATATGGTCCAGCATGGTCACAAATACTGCCGTGGTAATCAAATCAGCCTCGACAATGGCCTCAATAACCGCCTGTTCCTCACCGGCATCAAGAGCCGAAACACCGGCAATAACTTCCCTGCCGTCCTGTTCGTCAATGAATACTACTTCATAGCTTTTTTTCTCACGCAAAGCCTGCACCAAGGTTTTGTTAACATCAACAAAAGTAACCGCATAGCCCGAATGGTGCAGCAGGCTGCCGATAAAGCCGCGTCCAATATTGCCTGCACCGAAATGCACCGCTCTCATCAAAGCATCCATCTCCCTGCCGCTATTCTAAATTGGCATGAAACTGCCACAAAGTTTTAAGCTCAATTTGTTCTTTTTCCACAATCATTTTGGCAATGGTATCGCCCAAAAGCAGCAGCGTTTGTTCAAACAAACTCGACATAGGCTGCTGGGACTGGATTTCATCAGCTAAATACAGCTTGGTCTGGACGGGAATTCTCACCATTAAATCGGTAATCGGTGCCAATGAACTTTGTGGATTAGATCCCAGGTGAACGACTTTGCCACCGATTTGTTTTGCCTTACGGGCAATAGCCACCGGAACCAGTGATTCACCGCTGCCTGATGCCACCACCAGCATATCCTTATCGGTCATCGCCGGTTCAGTAATCTGACCGACAATGTAAGTAGCAATACCCAAATGAGCCAGCCGCTTGGCAAAGGCCTCTACCGCCAGCTTCACCCGGCCGACACCAATGAAAAAGACCTTCTCCGACTCTAGCAGCAGCTCAATAAATTGCTTCACATCGTCTTCCTTCACTTTTCCCAGTGCCGTTTCGCATTCCTCCAGAATCGTTTGATACGTCTCCCGGTAACTCATAGTCACCCATCCTTTCACGAAAAATTCCTCGCCGCCAGCCCCTGGGTAATTTTGTCCTTCATTTGACGGTAGTTTTCAGCCAGCGTCCGTTCCCGGCTGAATAAGCTGGTGCTTCCGGCCACCAGGCAGTCGGCCCCGGCAGCAACCACCGCCGGAATAGCCTCCAGCGAAACCCGTCCATCCACCATAATTCTCGTCGTCCGGCCGCTGCGCCGGATATATTGCCGGCATTCCTCAATCTTGCGCAGGGCGTAGGGCACCATAGCTTCGCCCTGGTTTCCGGCATAGCCCGGACTAATCAGCATCAGCAATACATAATCACAGTGTTCAAGCACATAATCCAGCACCGACAAGGGAGTCGCCGGATTCAGGGCAATTCCTGCCTGGCAGCCGGCTGCCTTAATCATTTGCAGCAGCCGTTCCACATGAAAAGCCGCCTCATAATGGAACGTAATACTTTGCACTCCGATAGCCAGCAATTCCTTAATAAAAAACTCATTATCGGTGGCCATAACATGTACATCAAAATCCATTCGGCACCGTTTACGCAGTTGTGCCACTGTAGCCAGCCCCAACGGCATGCTGGGACTGAAGTGGCCGTCAATTAAATCGACATGCAGCGAACGAATGCCGAGCGCTTCCATTTGCTGTACTTCCTCAGCCACATTGCACAGGTCCGTACAAATCAGCGAAGGAGAAATTTCTACCAATTCCTGCTTTATCATTTCTGCCTCTCCCACATGCTCTCCTCACTTTCTCAGACTTCATTAAGTTTTAATAAAGTTTCATATATTTCAGCAGCCTGCTCGGTCTGTACCAAACGGTTGACCGTAGCCATGTCTTGAATAGTTAGAGCGATTCGGGACAGAATCGCCAGATGATCGTCGCCGGCACCGGCTATGCCGATGACTAAATAGGCCTTATCTCCGTTATAGTCAATTCCTTCTTTATACTGCAGCACAACAATCCCGGACCGGAGAATTTCCTGTTTAGCTCCATGAGTTCCGTGAGGAATGGCAACGCCATTGCCGATATACGTATTACAAACTGTTTCCCGTTCCAGCATGCCCTGTATATAGGATTTGCGCACATAACCCCTATCTACCAGCATGTTCCCTGCCGCTATAATCGCTGCTTCCTTTGATGTGGTTGCCAGGTTGATTGCAATATTTTCCGGCAATAAAATAGTTTGTTCCATATCCATTTCCCCCAGACTTATGATATAAAGTTAAACAGAATGCGGCTGATGCTTTCTACCGCTATTTCCTTATTCCCGTCACAAACCTCATATAAGAATGTTTTATCAACGATCAAGGCTTTACTGATCTGGCTGACCATTTCTACGATCCGGTCATCATCTTCCTGTGGCAGAACAACAATAAAGGCTGTGCGGATCTTCGCCGGCGGATCGTTAGTCAAATCGTCAACCGGAACAGCCAGTCTGGCAATCCCCACCCGCAGGCAATCACCGGCCCGGCAGTGCAATAAGACCAGGCCTTTCTCATCAATGACCGTACTGCCATACTCCTCTCGCTTAAGCAGATTTCTTAAAATTGTTGCCTGCAGGGCCTCGGCATCAACAATGGTCCTCGCGATGTGGCCAATCAATTCTTGTTTTGTTTTCACAACAAGCTGGTCCTGATAGTAAAAATGCTCCAGCAGCCGATGAATGAGCGCCAGATAATATCCCGTATCCTTGCCGCCACTCTCGGGCTGCTTGGTTTGAACTGCCTTATCGGTAACTCTTTTCGTAATGGAAACAATGTTTTTCCGTTCTTCAATTTCATTGATTTTCCGGTTCAACCGCAGCTTGTCTTCCTCCCTGAGCAGCGGATTGACCACGACTACGGGAAGGATAAAGGTTTCGATCTTCACGGAAGAAATAATTAAATCAATCCCCTGTTCCGACAGTTCAATTTCATTGATCGCATGACTGGATATGGTCGCCACAATATTCACCGGCTTGACTTCCTGTTTGATTTTTTCCACCAGTATCTTGGAAGTGCCAATGCCGCTCATGCAGATCACGATAGCCCGGATTGATTTTGCATTGTTTTCCAGGGCAACCAGCGATGCGGCAAAATGAATGGTAATATAGCCTACTTCCTCGTCGCTGACCGGCTTACCGATAACCTCTTCCAAAAAGGCAATGTGTTTTTTTACTACGTCAAAAATGTGACGGTAATCGGACTTAATCGGTTCCAGGAAATTGTTTGTCACCTTCACTTCCATACTGGCCCGGATCATTAGCAGCTTAAGATGGTCAAGCAGCCGCTTCAACAAATCTTTGTCATAGTCAAGCTTGACCTGCAGTTCCTGTTGAATATTGTTGATAATCTTGTAGGCAAGCTCCGCCAACTGGCTGTCAGGCTGTGACTGTTCTACTGCCAGGCCCTGCCGCCGGCGCGCCGCCACAAAATGAATCAGGATATTGTACACGTCGCAGTCCTGCAGCGTCAGATTGTAATATTTTTCAATAACCCGCAGCAGTTTTATGATATAATCGTATTGGGCAAAGCTTTTAACCGTCTGTACGCTTTCCCGGTCCAGGACAAGTTTTTTCTCCTGTCTTTGGACCATCAGGCCCAATAGCAAAATTAGCTTAAAGTAGGATTCGTCCACAAGTGATTCTTTGATATTCTTATCATAGTTATCTACTATTTTCTTGATATTTTCGAGCAGGTGGCCATCCATCAATCCGGCCAGCTTGATTTTGGTATAGCGCGACAGTTCCTTCTTAAAGAAATCAGGACCCATAAACTCAATATAGCTGTAATGAATATTCCTCGTATCAATATGGCTGATCAGCAAATTAACGATGGCATCCCGAAAAGCTTTCTCAGCGCCTGTCACAAAGAGACCGTTGCCACGACAGCGGACAAGAACCAGCCCTTGCTGGGAAAACCATGGCTCTATTTCCTCCAGGTCCCGGCCAACCGTACCGAGTGATATTTTTAAAGCCGATGAAAAGTAATACGATTTCGCCGGTTCCTGCAGGCCTAGCAGTTCACAAATCAGGACGATCTTACGTTCAACAGCCGGTAAACCGCTGCTGTCATTCTTATTGACCAGTTTTTTCAGCTTCGTTCGTTCTTCGTCAGGGAGAATTAACCGGATTCCCTCGCCGCGTCTGGTGTCAACTTGGATACGGTGATTATGAAAATACCCTTCCAGACTCTTGATATGCCGGGCAACCGTCCGGACACTGATATCCAATCTGTCCGAAATATAACTATACGTGATGTATTCATATTCACTGAGTAATAATTCTAAAATAGCCATTACTTGCTTATCCATAACACCATTCCTTCCGCGTTAAACCGGAAACCCTCTAGTTGTTGTTATCTGAACAGCGGCCTTTATGGTAGCGGGAAACTATACATCAAAAACCGCTGTTCAGTAGCCAGGCAATGCAACCAACGGGACTCCACTCCCGAGTCGTTGTATTTGCCTTTTTTTATTTTAATGAGAAAGCCGTTTTACCAGGTCATCATATTGCGGTGCCGCAACGTAGTTTTTGATTGTAATAAATTCCACATGTGCGGCGGCCCGTCTTGCTCGTTCCAAAAGGCTTTCATGGCAAATCACCAAATCGGCGTCCTGTGGAATTTTTTCTACCGATGTGTTTATTACTTTTACATCCACACCGGACTTTTTCAGCTTTTCCTGCAATACGGAAGCGCCCATGGCACTTGATCCCATGCCGGCGTCACAGGCAAATACAATTAAGTTGATATCTTTCGCCACAGTCTGAGCCACCGCAACAGGGGTTGCCGTCTTTTTTCCTTTAAGCTGCTGCATAAGGTCCTTGGAGGACGCGAAGTCTTCTTCCGTTACTTCCTGCGTATCCAGTTTCAACAAGAAGGAAGATACTACAAATGATACGGCCGTGCCGACCGCCACACCGGCTAATGTTGCCAGATAACCGCCTTTGGGGGTCATTGCCAGGAAGGAAATAATACTTCCCGGTGAAGGGAAGGCAACCAACCCGGCGCCAAAAGCCTGGAAAGTCAGAATACCGCTCATGCCGCCCAGAATCATGGCCACAATCATTTTGGGCTTCATTAGAACGTAAGGGAAATATAATTCGTGAATACCGCCAAAGAAGTGGATGATGATAGCCGTAGGCGCTGATTCCTTACTGACCCCTTTGCCAAACATCCAGTAGGCCAATAATAAACCCAAGCCGGGCCCGGGGCTGGAGGCGACCATAAAGAAGATAGATTTGCCCTGCTCCAAGGCAGCCTGCACACCAAGCGGTGCATAAATTCCCTGGTCAATGGCGTTATTGAGGAATAAGACCTTGGCCGGTTCATTAAAGATCGACAGCAAAGGCAGCAAATTAGCCTGTACCAGTGCTTCAATTCCCACCCTGACAACCTCATTCACCGCT from Propionispora hippei DSM 15287 encodes the following:
- a CDS encoding mannitol-1-phosphate 5-dehydrogenase — translated: MRAVHFGAGNIGRGFIGSLLHHSGYAVTFVDVNKTLVQALREKKSYEVVFIDEQDGREVIAGVSALDAGEEQAVIEAIVEADLITTAVFVTMLDHIAGVIAKGLRERMKKNQKPLHIMACENAVNASSVLKAAVYRQLTPAEQQAAEVVSGFPNVAIDRQAINRQQGEITTAYVERFYEMTVNESQLIDGIKPLQNVSYVRELEPYIERKLFLVNAAHAITAYMGYLYRCATIQQALAQPEILTVVNRALTETACLLQVKHGFSPVELQTYIQTLLRRFANPLLADQIARVARSPLRKLGMNERLVAPARQLLARNLPAEYVSMGIAAALLYDAEQDEEAEQLQIYLRDNGLEQTLLHYSGLGKEGPLLNLIKAKLDELRKLTGRTGRV
- a CDS encoding PTS mannitol transporter subunit IICB, with amino-acid sequence MITRANIQAFGGFLTGMVLPNIGAFIAWGLITALFIPTGWAPNADIAKLVGPMIVYLLPMLIGYTGGKAIAGTRGGVMGTIATMGVIVGSSIPMFIGAMILGPLGGYVIKKFDEKMEGKIPAGFEMIVNNFSIGILGMILAVAAYKTIGPAILAVNEVVRVGIEALVQANLLPLLSIFNEPAKVLFLNNAIDQGIYAPLGVQAALEQGKSIFFMVASSPGPGLGLLLAYWMFGKGVSKESAPTAIIIHFFGGIHELYFPYVLMKPKMIVAMILGGMSGILTFQAFGAGLVAFPSPGSIISFLAMTPKGGYLATLAGVAVGTAVSFVVSSFLLKLDTQEVTEEDFASSKDLMQQLKGKKTATPVAVAQTVAKDINLIVFACDAGMGSSAMGASVLQEKLKKSGVDVKVINTSVEKIPQDADLVICHESLLERARRAAAHVEFITIKNYVAAPQYDDLVKRLSH
- a CDS encoding PTS sugar transporter subunit IIA, whose product is MEQTILLPENIAINLATTSKEAAIIAAGNMLVDRGYVRKSYIQGMLERETVCNTYIGNGVAIPHGTHGAKQEILRSGIVVLQYKEGIDYNGDKAYLVIGIAGAGDDHLAILSRIALTIQDMATVNRLVQTEQAAEIYETLLKLNEV
- a CDS encoding ribulose-phosphate 3-epimerase, which codes for MIKQELVEISPSLICTDLCNVAEEVQQMEALGIRSLHVDLIDGHFSPSMPLGLATVAQLRKRCRMDFDVHVMATDNEFFIKELLAIGVQSITFHYEAAFHVERLLQMIKAAGCQAGIALNPATPLSVLDYVLEHCDYVLLMLISPGYAGNQGEAMVPYALRKIEECRQYIRRSGRTTRIMVDGRVSLEAIPAVVAAGADCLVAGSTSLFSRERTLAENYRQMKDKITQGLAARNFS
- a CDS encoding BglG family transcription antiterminator codes for the protein MDKQVMAILELLLSEYEYITYSYISDRLDISVRTVARHIKSLEGYFHNHRIQVDTRRGEGIRLILPDEERTKLKKLVNKNDSSGLPAVERKIVLICELLGLQEPAKSYYFSSALKISLGTVGRDLEEIEPWFSQQGLVLVRCRGNGLFVTGAEKAFRDAIVNLLISHIDTRNIHYSYIEFMGPDFFKKELSRYTKIKLAGLMDGHLLENIKKIVDNYDKNIKESLVDESYFKLILLLGLMVQRQEKKLVLDRESVQTVKSFAQYDYIIKLLRVIEKYYNLTLQDCDVYNILIHFVAARRRQGLAVEQSQPDSQLAELAYKIINNIQQELQVKLDYDKDLLKRLLDHLKLLMIRASMEVKVTNNFLEPIKSDYRHIFDVVKKHIAFLEEVIGKPVSDEEVGYITIHFAASLVALENNAKSIRAIVICMSGIGTSKILVEKIKQEVKPVNIVATISSHAINEIELSEQGIDLIISSVKIETFILPVVVVNPLLREEDKLRLNRKINEIEERKNIVSITKRVTDKAVQTKQPESGGKDTGYYLALIHRLLEHFYYQDQLVVKTKQELIGHIARTIVDAEALQATILRNLLKREEYGSTVIDEKGLVLLHCRAGDCLRVGIARLAVPVDDLTNDPPAKIRTAFIVVLPQEDDDRIVEMVSQISKALIVDKTFLYEVCDGNKEIAVESISRILFNFIS
- the phnD gene encoding phosphate/phosphite/phosphonate ABC transporter substrate-binding protein — encoded protein: MQTKLIGCFVTVLIVTGMLAAVIAQQAGFFWSVGVVICLATVSGVILSQFSPEKAREIPVTPERKEAVVPPDETIDMYGIAESLSFISQQLAWVVSQSSTALKKMTNMSHDIARESETTASSAEETSAGVEEIAANSAVVANASQAALEQCQESCSLTVHNQREIVKSSNSMLEVAEVVQDSVVAMDELIAASQKIGEFVGKIQGIASQTNLLALNAAIEAARAGEAGRGFAVVAEEVRKLSGESEAVSREIEETVKDITAKTQAATASMQSGKTKIEGIGQMAKASAEGMQVVVERVQQIEETVAKLCQLSTDQQRTTGQMATAVESIGSATVEIAGGTQEALQSIAQQEKSMEEILLHAKQMTATVDKIQEVAVHFKKANELVFGFNPFTNPKNIKENYTPLLEAVGRKLGLQVRVIIVSDYDSLGRSLLHNTIDLGWFSPFAYVSAKSKGNVTPLVTTVVNNNASYVGYIVARKDSDIQSLEHLRNKRFAFVDKQSASGYIYPRAMLLQAGKDPEHFFSESVFLGSHNRVIEAVLDGTVDAGGTYSEAVDAARLAGRPVDNLRILTKTEPIPKDAIAARPGLEPEIIRQIQQALMTMTAQGEMGAIMKRSGLTGFIEAKDEYYDVIRKVANSSR
- the hxlB gene encoding 6-phospho-3-hexuloisomerase codes for the protein MKGWVTMSYRETYQTILEECETALGKVKEDDVKQFIELLLESEKVFFIGVGRVKLAVEAFAKRLAHLGIATYIVGQITEPAMTDKDMLVVASGSGESLVPVAIARKAKQIGGKVVHLGSNPQSSLAPITDLMVRIPVQTKLYLADEIQSQQPMSSLFEQTLLLLGDTIAKMIVEKEQIELKTLWQFHANLE